A single Dehalobacter sp. 12DCB1 DNA region contains:
- the htpG gene encoding molecular chaperone HtpG, producing MMNNNVETREFQTEITQLLDIVINSLYTEREIFLRELISNAADATEKLRYCRLTENETSGESEQPLEISIETDEEKHTLTITDNGIGMTKEELIENLGTIAHSGSKEFIRQLAEVKKAGSGSNTDLSLIGQFGVGFYSAFMVAEKVTLYTRSFRTDSESWIWSSNGAGSYLIEPGDQSNYGTRIVLQLKENAYDFSKADEINRIIKQYSSFVPYPVKVNGEKVNTVEAIWTKNASEISEQEYTEFYKYIDNAFDEPSYRMHFSSDAPLSIKALLFVPGENYERFGFSKMERGVNLFCKKVLIQEKSEAIVPEWMRFVRGVIDSDDLPLNISRETLQDNALVAKLNRVVTSRFLKYLEEQAKDDPAKYNQFWEKFSRFIKEGAASDYAHKDALVRLLRFESNMTAEGELISLEGYVGRMREEQKAIYYVSGSNRKVIESGPYLEIFKDKGIEVLYTYEPIDDYILSGLPEFKEKKIVAAEQDSQDLPDLDAEQPGNAESEIPEDEVKALLDWFKETLGDRVTEVRASKRLVDSPAVVLSSYGTHSMQKMMQIMNKDMEDIPAGILEINSRHPVIQGINELRKSGDAFAAAAAEQILENSQIAAGLIVDPRSMVSRLYNILERAVVKK from the coding sequence ATGATGAATAACAATGTTGAAACGAGGGAGTTTCAGACAGAAATCACCCAGCTGCTGGATATTGTTATTAATTCTCTCTATACGGAGCGGGAGATCTTCTTAAGAGAATTAATATCCAATGCAGCTGACGCTACGGAGAAACTGCGCTACTGCAGGCTCACTGAAAATGAAACAAGCGGCGAATCCGAGCAACCGCTGGAAATTTCCATCGAAACGGATGAAGAAAAGCACACGCTTACCATTACCGATAATGGGATCGGAATGACCAAAGAAGAACTGATTGAGAATCTGGGTACGATCGCCCATTCAGGATCCAAGGAATTTATCAGACAGCTGGCCGAGGTCAAAAAGGCCGGATCCGGAAGCAATACCGATTTAAGCTTGATTGGACAGTTCGGCGTCGGATTTTATTCGGCGTTTATGGTTGCGGAGAAAGTAACGCTTTATACCCGCTCTTTCAGAACGGACTCTGAAAGCTGGATCTGGTCTTCAAATGGAGCAGGGAGCTATTTAATAGAACCAGGTGATCAAAGCAATTATGGAACCAGGATCGTTCTTCAGTTAAAAGAAAATGCCTATGATTTCAGTAAAGCCGACGAGATCAACAGGATTATCAAACAGTATTCGAGTTTTGTCCCTTATCCCGTGAAAGTCAACGGTGAAAAAGTCAATACCGTCGAAGCAATATGGACGAAAAACGCATCCGAAATCAGTGAGCAGGAATATACGGAATTCTATAAATATATCGACAATGCTTTTGACGAGCCATCTTATAGAATGCACTTTTCCTCCGATGCGCCGCTTTCCATCAAAGCACTGCTGTTTGTGCCCGGAGAAAATTATGAGCGGTTCGGCTTCAGTAAAATGGAGAGAGGCGTTAACCTATTCTGCAAAAAAGTCCTGATTCAGGAAAAATCTGAGGCCATCGTGCCGGAGTGGATGCGGTTTGTACGCGGCGTCATTGACAGTGATGACCTTCCCCTGAACATTTCCAGGGAGACCCTTCAGGATAATGCGCTTGTGGCCAAGCTGAACAGGGTAGTCACCAGCAGATTCTTAAAGTATCTCGAAGAGCAAGCCAAAGATGATCCGGCCAAATACAATCAATTTTGGGAAAAATTCAGCAGGTTTATCAAAGAAGGAGCAGCTTCGGACTATGCCCACAAGGACGCACTGGTCAGGCTCCTGCGTTTTGAATCCAACATGACGGCTGAAGGTGAGCTGATTTCACTGGAAGGCTACGTCGGAAGAATGAGAGAGGAACAAAAAGCGATCTATTATGTCAGCGGCTCCAACCGTAAAGTGATTGAGTCTGGGCCGTATCTTGAGATCTTTAAGGACAAGGGCATTGAAGTGCTCTATACCTATGAACCAATTGATGACTACATCTTAAGCGGGCTTCCTGAGTTTAAAGAAAAGAAGATTGTTGCGGCCGAACAGGACAGTCAGGATCTGCCGGATTTAGATGCTGAGCAGCCCGGTAATGCCGAAAGTGAAATTCCTGAGGATGAAGTGAAGGCCTTGTTGGATTGGTTCAAAGAAACACTCGGGGATAGGGTAACCGAGGTGCGTGCTTCCAAACGTCTTGTGGACAGTCCTGCCGTTGTGCTCAGTTCATACGGAACGCATAGCATGCAAAAAATGATGCAGATCATGAACAAGGATATGGAAGATATCCCAGCAGGAATCTTGGAGATTAACAGCCGGCATCCGGTCATTCAGGGAATCAATGAACTGCGCAAGTCGGGCGACGCATTTGCTGCGGCAGCGGCGGAACAGATTCTGGAAAACTCGCAGATTGCCGCCGGGCTGATCGTCGATCCCAGGAGTATGGTTAGCAGACTCTACAACATCCTTGAA
- a CDS encoding DUF4412 domain-containing protein gives MRLTRRYLALLLVLLLLCVGALSGCGGKEESAAQNEATSAPAETGTQTLPDENAIVSGLIGKGQLVKEMSYDLVIVGGGVTSESKAWFKDQKMKMEGTFNGQKMTFIFDMSKKEFTTYPSGQNSAMKMTLSEYDGPDITTPVDYVKGLADTEYTIAGTETVNGMECKVLTFTSEGSTVKEWISTEYGIVVKAQYETDGQMSTMEFKNLQIGTGTVPDGVFDLPSGMEVVDINDMMNLDSNK, from the coding sequence ATGAGATTGACGCGACGGTATCTTGCGCTTTTGCTCGTTTTGCTGCTTCTTTGCGTTGGAGCTTTATCCGGCTGCGGCGGGAAAGAAGAATCAGCTGCCCAAAATGAAGCAACCTCGGCCCCAGCAGAAACAGGAACACAAACTTTACCTGATGAAAATGCAATTGTATCCGGTCTGATTGGAAAAGGACAGCTGGTCAAAGAAATGTCTTATGATTTAGTGATCGTCGGCGGTGGAGTAACTTCAGAAAGCAAAGCCTGGTTTAAGGACCAGAAAATGAAAATGGAGGGCACCTTTAACGGTCAAAAGATGACATTTATTTTTGATATGTCCAAAAAGGAGTTTACTACTTATCCCTCGGGTCAGAACAGCGCCATGAAAATGACGTTAAGTGAATATGACGGTCCGGATATCACCACCCCTGTTGATTATGTCAAAGGTCTAGCTGACACCGAGTATACCATAGCTGGAACTGAGACGGTCAACGGCATGGAGTGTAAAGTCCTTACTTTCACCAGCGAAGGCTCAACTGTTAAGGAATGGATCAGCACCGAATACGGCATTGTTGTAAAGGCTCAATATGAAACCGATGGTCAGATGTCAACCATGGAATTCAAGAACCTGCAAATCGGAACAGGTACCGTACCTGATGGGGTCTTCGACCTGCCGTCTGGAATGGAAGTGGTTGACATTAACGACATGATGAATCTCGACAGCAATAAATAG
- a CDS encoding FeoC-like transcriptional regulator, protein MLINLLTEIAGQQANSFSSLAKKLDLDREMIKQMLNDLQRLGYLTADNAACVNEQCKGCGGCCSKGNGEAEATLWTLTAKGRVLLESTNR, encoded by the coding sequence ATGCTGATCAATTTGTTAACAGAAATTGCCGGTCAACAAGCGAACTCCTTTTCTTCGTTGGCAAAAAAATTGGATCTCGATCGAGAGATGATCAAACAAATGCTGAATGACCTGCAACGACTTGGATACCTGACTGCGGATAATGCAGCTTGCGTCAATGAACAATGTAAGGGGTGCGGGGGCTGCTGCAGCAAAGGAAACGGAGAAGCCGAAGCAACCTTGTGGACGCTGACGGCAAAGGGGAGGGTGCTTTTGGAATCCACGAACCGGTAA
- the feoB gene encoding ferrous iron transport protein B encodes MKKNFTIALVGNPNCGKTSIFNVLTGSRQHVGNWPGVTVEKKEGTVRFNGDEINVIDLPGTYSFSASSEDEMVAVNYILQEKPDVVVNVIDSANLERNLYFTLQLIEMDTNVMIALNMTDEAEKKNIFINTVKLGDVLGVPVVTTVATKNKGIRELLETSAAMKVKPGRPVQPDYWQMMNRESGALAEALVEEGITGKESANLVAVRLLEDEAFAQTQIAGCPTLKKLADKVKDRITSRFGLEPGIYLADQRYTFIGQIIRDCVRRETPPQEDLTEMIDRVVTNKWIGIPLFFVMMFLLYQITMGLGNNILGGYVDSVFGILGRYVSGLLLNAPVLARSFVSDALIGGVGSVLVFIPMMFTMYFLISLLEDSGYMARAAYVMDRLMNVVGLHGKTAVAMIVGSGCNVAGIMSTRTLDSRKDRMIGILISPFISCSARLPVYALFAGAFFRGKTIGIIPLAGLVIFSLYLLGIIVAVAAGKILSETLFKQEKSYFVMELPPYRLPTLKSLMRHMWEKTESFVRKAGTVILGIVVLIWMLSVFPVGVEPGSTGSLLGKLGAVIAPVLSPAGFGSWQASVALLVGIGAKEAIIATFGLVYGTGEGMLGVVLAQHFTPLSAYAFMVMTLLYSPCAATIGIIKKETNSVKWTLFSVLYSLIIGWIAAVLIFQLGSLFI; translated from the coding sequence ATGAAAAAGAATTTTACGATAGCTCTCGTTGGAAACCCAAACTGCGGGAAAACAAGTATTTTTAATGTGTTAACAGGCTCGAGGCAGCATGTTGGCAATTGGCCGGGAGTAACCGTTGAGAAAAAAGAAGGTACGGTCAGGTTCAACGGGGATGAGATCAACGTAATTGACTTACCCGGGACATATAGTTTTTCCGCCAGTTCGGAGGATGAAATGGTTGCTGTAAACTATATTTTGCAGGAAAAACCTGATGTTGTTGTGAACGTGATTGACTCAGCAAATCTGGAGAGGAATCTTTATTTTACGTTACAGCTGATTGAGATGGATACGAATGTAATGATTGCTTTGAATATGACAGATGAAGCAGAGAAAAAGAATATTTTCATCAATACAGTGAAACTTGGAGATGTTCTTGGCGTACCGGTTGTCACCACAGTGGCAACGAAAAACAAAGGGATTCGGGAGTTGCTGGAGACTTCAGCGGCAATGAAAGTAAAGCCAGGCCGGCCCGTCCAGCCAGACTATTGGCAAATGATGAACCGGGAATCTGGAGCTTTGGCTGAGGCCCTGGTTGAAGAAGGTATTACTGGTAAAGAATCGGCGAACTTGGTGGCTGTCAGGCTGCTGGAGGATGAGGCTTTTGCTCAAACGCAAATAGCAGGTTGTCCTACCCTGAAAAAATTGGCTGACAAGGTAAAGGACAGGATAACGAGCCGTTTTGGTCTTGAGCCCGGAATCTATTTGGCAGACCAGCGTTATACCTTTATTGGCCAAATCATTAGGGATTGTGTCCGCAGGGAAACGCCTCCGCAAGAAGATCTGACAGAAATGATTGACCGGGTTGTGACAAATAAATGGATCGGGATTCCTTTGTTCTTTGTAATGATGTTTTTGCTGTATCAGATCACAATGGGTCTCGGCAATAATATTCTTGGGGGTTATGTGGACAGCGTCTTCGGGATCCTGGGGCGGTATGTCTCCGGCCTGTTGCTAAACGCTCCGGTCCTGGCCCGGTCCTTTGTCAGTGATGCACTGATCGGTGGGGTAGGTTCTGTACTTGTTTTTATCCCGATGATGTTTACCATGTATTTCTTGATTTCTCTTCTCGAAGACAGCGGTTATATGGCCAGGGCAGCCTATGTCATGGACCGGCTGATGAATGTTGTCGGGCTGCACGGGAAAACGGCCGTTGCAATGATTGTCGGCAGCGGCTGCAATGTGGCCGGAATCATGTCCACCCGAACCTTGGACAGCCGGAAAGACCGTATGATCGGCATTTTAATCAGTCCGTTTATTTCCTGCAGTGCTAGGCTTCCAGTCTATGCGTTGTTTGCCGGGGCGTTCTTCAGAGGCAAAACGATCGGCATCATACCGTTGGCAGGATTGGTTATTTTTTCACTGTATCTTTTAGGAATCATAGTTGCTGTTGCAGCAGGGAAAATCCTGAGTGAAACATTGTTCAAGCAGGAAAAATCCTACTTTGTTATGGAACTCCCGCCTTATCGTCTGCCAACGCTGAAGAGTTTAATGCGGCACATGTGGGAAAAAACGGAGTCGTTTGTCAGGAAAGCAGGAACTGTGATCCTTGGGATTGTCGTTCTGATCTGGATGCTTTCTGTTTTCCCGGTCGGCGTTGAACCGGGCAGTACCGGAAGTCTCCTTGGAAAATTAGGCGCAGTCATCGCACCCGTATTATCCCCGGCTGGTTTTGGCAGTTGGCAGGCCTCTGTAGCACTTCTTGTCGGGATTGGTGCCAAGGAAGCAATCATTGCGACGTTCGGGTTGGTTTACGGGACAGGCGAAGGGATGCTCGGAGTAGTCTTAGCACAGCATTTTACGCCGCTCTCCGCCTATGCCTTTATGGTAATGACCCTACTTTATTCACCCTGTGCAGCGACAATCGGAATAATTAAAAAGGAGACCAATTCTGTTAAATGGACACTGTTTTCTGTTCTCTACTCACTGATCATTGGCTGGATCGCAGCGGTGCTGATCTTTCAGCTCGGTTCGTTGTTCATCTGA
- a CDS encoding FeoA family protein, with product MDAAFLTMDKIPVNSNARVVNIHMDTVLRKKLTDMGVVKGTEFKVDGQAPLGDPIKINLRGYHLAIRKSDARKIQVEKIWNR from the coding sequence ATGGACGCTGCCTTTCTTACAATGGACAAGATACCCGTAAACTCGAATGCCAGAGTTGTTAATATCCACATGGATACCGTATTAAGAAAAAAACTGACAGATATGGGTGTGGTCAAAGGGACAGAATTTAAAGTAGACGGCCAGGCTCCGCTGGGGGATCCTATAAAGATTAATCTGAGGGGATATCATCTAGCAATCCGTAAAAGCGACGCCAGGAAAATTCAGGTTGAAAAGATTTGGAACAGATAA
- the crcB gene encoding fluoride efflux transporter CrcB, translating into MNYSVYLVIGLGGALGAIARYVLSTWIYQKYFYTFPWGTFVVNMLGCFVLGIVYVLGVESLVTSPNTRLFISVGFLGAFTTFSTLSLETLNLIKSGEIIVAVLNGLGSLLVGLIAVWLGMSLTQLLLK; encoded by the coding sequence TTGAATTATTCCGTTTATCTGGTGATTGGTTTAGGGGGCGCACTTGGAGCTATTGCCCGCTATGTACTTTCCACCTGGATTTATCAAAAATATTTTTATACTTTTCCCTGGGGAACCTTCGTCGTCAATATGCTGGGATGTTTTGTGCTGGGTATTGTGTATGTACTGGGCGTTGAAAGCCTGGTGACCAGTCCGAATACCCGTTTATTTATATCTGTCGGTTTTCTGGGCGCATTTACAACCTTTTCAACGCTAAGCCTTGAAACCCTGAACCTTATCAAGAGCGGAGAAATCATCGTAGCTGTGCTGAATGGTCTGGGAAGCCTGCTCGTCGGACTGATTGCAGTCTGGCTTGGAATGAGCCTGACGCAGCTATTATTAAAATAA
- a CDS encoding DUF190 domain-containing protein codes for MVKISGQARRIRIYIGEASKYKGVSLYHMIVLRAKELGLAGATVFRGIEGFGANTRIKTSRILDLSNDLPIVIEVIDSAEYLQDFLLFLDEVVNEGLITIEDLEIMKYSPKK; via the coding sequence ATGGTAAAGATATCTGGTCAGGCAAGACGCATTCGCATCTACATTGGAGAAGCCAGCAAATATAAAGGAGTATCCCTCTATCACATGATTGTCTTAAGGGCCAAAGAGCTGGGCCTGGCAGGTGCGACTGTCTTTAGGGGAATTGAAGGCTTCGGCGCCAATACGAGAATCAAAACGTCCAGGATACTGGACCTTTCCAATGACCTTCCCATCGTTATTGAAGTAATAGACAGCGCTGAGTATCTGCAGGACTTTCTGCTTTTTTTGGACGAGGTCGTCAATGAAGGATTAATAACCATCGAAGATCTGGAAATTATGAAATATTCGCCAAAAAAATAA